Proteins from a genomic interval of Methanolacinia paynteri:
- a CDS encoding serine/threonine-protein kinase codes for MEKYSEMKKIGEGGQAIVYEIEDDSGNKYARKVLLNADEEYRLRFEREIRILSKIKHKNIVPIISYDIESEKYSFIMPLAEGNLGEYIREYKRGKSEMGFFIDILEGVKKAHEEGIIHRDLNPNNVLIFLDENNNYFAAISDFGLGVFCERDTKSITSTNVGMGTENYYSPEQKKNAKDVDHRTDIFSLGVILSYILTGGPCTLVGHDDIPREYLHIIKRSCQLDPGKRYQSISDLYEAVDNIRFGSYDKPEVLLKKEIEMLKEKPDSIIERIKNILNIFISNSPDYSLYTRCLPRINNKILMMMVKGYSSEFETIFIQYDEHTEESTSFEYCDVIANFYQNVFNWTDSNDIKLIIVRRLPIMGYHANRWSVGRVFAKILSEIDDPGLIEEIYSIFKNQSYVAAFCLSYCDGISLPSRLNEFR; via the coding sequence ATGGAAAAATATTCTGAAATGAAAAAAATTGGTGAAGGAGGTCAAGCTATAGTATATGAAATTGAAGACGATTCAGGAAATAAATATGCAAGAAAAGTGCTTCTAAATGCTGATGAGGAATATAGACTAAGATTCGAAAGAGAAATCAGAATCCTCTCAAAAATAAAACATAAAAATATAGTTCCAATTATCAGTTATGATATAGAAAGTGAAAAGTATTCTTTTATAATGCCACTGGCAGAAGGAAATTTAGGAGAATATATAAGGGAATATAAACGTGGAAAATCGGAAATGGGATTTTTTATTGATATATTGGAAGGAGTAAAGAAGGCACATGAAGAAGGAATAATTCATAGAGATTTAAACCCGAATAATGTGTTGATATTTTTAGACGAGAACAACAATTATTTTGCAGCAATATCTGATTTTGGTCTGGGAGTATTCTGTGAAAGGGACACAAAGTCTATAACTTCAACAAATGTAGGGATGGGGACTGAAAATTATTATTCTCCAGAGCAGAAAAAAAATGCTAAAGATGTTGACCACCGCACAGATATTTTTTCGTTAGGAGTAATATTATCATATATTTTGACAGGAGGACCTTGTACTTTAGTTGGACATGATGATATTCCCAGGGAATACCTTCATATCATAAAAAGATCTTGTCAACTCGATCCTGGTAAAAGGTATCAATCAATTTCTGATCTTTATGAAGCGGTAGATAACATTAGATTTGGATCTTATGATAAACCAGAAGTTCTATTAAAAAAAGAAATTGAAATGCTTAAAGAAAAACCAGATTCAATAATTGAGAGAATAAAAAATATATTGAATATCTTCATTTCAAATTCGCCAGATTATTCATTATACACTAGGTGCCTTCCTAGGATTAATAATAAAATCTTAATGATGATGGTAAAGGGTTACAGTTCCGAATTCGAAACGATTTTTATTCAATATGATGAACATACAGAAGAGAGCACTTCGTTTGAGTATTGCGATGTTATTGCTAATTTCTATCAAAATGTCTTCAATTGGACCGATTCAAATGATATTAAATTAATTATAGTTCGAAGATTGCCAATTATGGGTTATCATGCAAACCGGTGGAGTGTAGGAAGAGTCTTTGCTAAAATATTATCCGAAATTGATGACCCTGGATTAATTGAAGAAATTTATAGTATATTTAAGAATCAGTCCTACGTTGCAGCTTTCTGCTTATCATATTGCGATGGGATATCCTTGCCAAGTAGACTTAATGAATTTAGATAA
- a CDS encoding hemolysin family protein, whose protein sequence is MSWLIEIVIIILLIGLNGLFAMSEFAIVSARKTRLLRRSEGGDKRASAALELAEEPTNFLSTIQIGITLVGIFAGAFGGITLAAELSDFFTEFPSLAPYSEALSITLVVLAITYLTLVFGELVPKRIALNNAEDIASKVAKPMRILSKIAAPLVFVLSFSTKAVMKLLRVKESPGPAVTEDDVRIMLEEGTKAGVFEKAEQNMVECVFDLGDRTVESLMTHRPGIVALDLEDPDEENLIRMKEAGHLNFPAYEGDLDNIAGVVSVKNVLAVMADHGRPDIRAAVREPLFVPETLHVLQLIECFREAGFHVALVTDEYGDISGLVTLHDILEAIVGSVREPGQQVKELFVQREDGSWLIDGMARIDAVKKILPLDKLPGEEGGNYDTVAGLVMYVLQRVPAEGDHFEEGGFRFEVVDMDGNRVDKVIVSGGWSGEGDER, encoded by the coding sequence ATGTCCTGGCTCATCGAGATCGTCATTATAATACTGTTAATAGGACTGAACGGTCTCTTTGCAATGTCGGAGTTCGCAATTGTGTCCGCCAGGAAGACCCGGCTGCTCCGGCGTTCGGAGGGAGGGGACAAGCGTGCCTCCGCCGCCCTGGAGCTTGCGGAAGAGCCTACCAATTTTCTATCGACAATCCAGATAGGCATAACGCTCGTCGGCATATTCGCGGGTGCATTCGGCGGTATAACGCTGGCCGCTGAGCTTTCGGATTTTTTTACTGAATTTCCTTCTCTTGCACCGTACAGCGAGGCGCTCAGCATTACCCTGGTGGTCCTTGCCATAACCTACCTGACTCTTGTTTTCGGAGAGCTCGTCCCTAAACGGATCGCATTGAATAATGCGGAGGATATCGCGTCGAAAGTTGCTAAGCCAATGCGGATTCTGTCTAAAATTGCCGCTCCGCTGGTGTTCGTCCTGAGCTTTTCGACGAAAGCGGTCATGAAACTGCTTCGGGTGAAGGAAAGCCCTGGGCCTGCGGTAACGGAGGATGATGTCAGGATCATGCTCGAGGAGGGGACGAAAGCGGGAGTCTTCGAGAAGGCCGAACAGAACATGGTCGAATGCGTATTCGATCTCGGTGACCGGACTGTCGAATCCCTGATGACGCACCGTCCCGGGATCGTCGCACTTGATCTTGAAGATCCGGATGAGGAGAACCTTATCAGGATGAAAGAGGCCGGCCACCTGAACTTCCCGGCATACGAGGGAGACCTGGACAACATCGCCGGTGTCGTGTCGGTGAAGAATGTTCTCGCGGTTATGGCCGACCACGGGAGACCGGATATCAGGGCGGCGGTCAGGGAGCCTCTTTTCGTCCCGGAGACTCTCCATGTGCTGCAGCTCATCGAATGCTTCAGGGAGGCCGGTTTTCATGTTGCACTTGTGACAGACGAGTACGGGGACATAAGCGGACTCGTAACCCTGCACGACATCCTCGAAGCGATCGTCGGGTCTGTCCGCGAGCCCGGTCAGCAGGTCAAGGAGCTGTTCGTCCAAAGGGAGGACGGGTCATGGCTGATCGACGGAATGGCCCGCATCGATGCCGTCAAAAAGATTCTTCCGCTGGACAAATTGCCGGGGGAGGAAGGGGGCAATTACGATACTGTCGCCGGCCTGGTGATGTATGTACTTCAAAGGGTGCCGGCGGAGGGCGATCATTTCGAAGAGGGAGGTTTCCGTTTCGAGGTGGTGGACATGGACGGGAACCGTGTGGATAAGGTGATCGTTTCCGGGGGTTGGAGTGGTGAAGGTGATGAAAGATAA
- a CDS encoding GNAT family N-acetyltransferase codes for MMAEFLPTTKDDLAAIAGIYNHYILNSSVTFHGEEMTAKDLEEIIHIAHPKYASFTIKDGDDIIGFCYTMQYKKRQAYDRSAELSVYLKPGYTGKGIGDMALRHLEDAERDAGIRVLIGTLCSENRASTRLLEKAGYTKCAHLRHVGEKFGKVLDVIIYQKEI; via the coding sequence ATGATGGCAGAATTCCTTCCGACGACAAAAGACGACCTGGCCGCGATAGCCGGGATCTATAACCACTATATCCTGAACTCTTCGGTGACGTTCCACGGCGAAGAGATGACCGCAAAAGACCTGGAAGAGATAATCCACATAGCTCATCCGAAATACGCTTCATTCACGATTAAAGACGGGGACGATATAATCGGGTTCTGCTACACCATGCAATACAAAAAAAGACAGGCATACGACCGGTCCGCCGAACTCAGCGTATATTTAAAACCCGGGTACACGGGAAAAGGCATCGGCGATATGGCTCTCCGGCATCTCGAAGACGCCGAACGAGATGCGGGAATCCGGGTACTGATAGGAACTCTGTGCAGTGAAAACCGTGCAAGCACCCGGCTCCTGGAAAAGGCGGGCTATACCAAATGCGCCCATCTCAGGCACGTCGGTGAAAAATTCGGAAAAGTCCTCGACGTCATAATATATCAAAAAGAGATCTGA
- a CDS encoding MTH865 family protein — MSKWKYTGTDVTAEKAEESLKTIKSACFGCETHSPDCSIAKAAGDVAAMIDEGNVSVKDQIHAQITGALAGAKFPIATPEDLIAAFPDGADTTCCVGDLKMTAGEAGTLLKPSDFPFKSAKDVADVIVTRAGL; from the coding sequence ATGTCGAAATGGAAGTACACAGGAACAGATGTGACCGCTGAAAAGGCGGAAGAATCCCTGAAGACAATCAAGAGTGCATGCTTCGGGTGCGAGACCCACAGCCCCGACTGCTCGATCGCAAAAGCCGCCGGAGATGTCGCGGCGATGATCGACGAAGGAAATGTTTCGGTAAAGGACCAGATCCATGCACAAATCACCGGTGCACTCGCCGGTGCGAAGTTCCCTATTGCAACACCCGAAGACCTCATCGCTGCGTTCCCTGACGGAGCCGACACGACATGCTGCGTCGGGGACCTGAAGATGACTGCAGGAGAAGCCGGAACGCTGCTTAAACCCTCCGACTTTCCGTTCAAAAGTGCGAAGGACGTTGCGGACGTCATCGTAACAAGGGCAGGGCTCTGA
- a CDS encoding winged helix-turn-helix domain-containing protein: MEAIQDNRTEIGELKTEISELRNELKRFITNSNRQHIDSVLEELKENYADLFRNQEVETAKGDLSAHMVGNCAMRENCFGVFMEFLQNTAKHIKDGNVSDEIISSYREELENLRSKGPFEKCDTCFSEVSRLFEKQVGLMESLGIYNRAESEDGIPEIDDEKAVREILEPVANIQRFQILKSLITQTRTFSEISQMTGLRGGNLLFHIKKLTDSGMIFQGHERGDYMITEKGYRTMKAISELAGRVY, translated from the coding sequence GTGGAAGCGATACAGGATAACCGGACGGAGATCGGCGAACTGAAGACAGAGATCTCCGAGCTCAGGAACGAGCTCAAACGGTTCATTACAAATTCCAACAGGCAGCACATCGATTCTGTGCTCGAAGAGCTGAAAGAGAATTACGCGGATCTCTTCAGGAACCAGGAGGTCGAGACCGCGAAGGGCGATCTCTCCGCACACATGGTAGGTAACTGTGCGATGCGGGAGAACTGTTTCGGGGTATTCATGGAGTTCCTGCAGAACACGGCGAAGCACATAAAGGACGGAAACGTATCCGACGAGATCATCAGCTCGTACAGGGAGGAGCTGGAGAATCTCAGGAGCAAAGGACCATTCGAGAAATGCGACACGTGCTTCTCCGAGGTCAGCCGCCTCTTCGAAAAACAGGTCGGCCTCATGGAGTCCCTCGGCATATACAACAGGGCCGAAAGCGAAGACGGGATACCGGAGATCGACGACGAAAAAGCAGTCAGGGAGATCCTCGAACCGGTTGCAAATATCCAGAGGTTCCAGATCTTAAAATCGCTCATCACACAGACAAGAACCTTCTCCGAGATCTCGCAGATGACCGGGCTTCGCGGCGGAAACCTTCTCTTCCACATCAAAAAGCTGACCGATTCGGGGATGATCTTCCAGGGGCACGAGCGGGGCGATTACATGATCACCGAAAAGGGCTACAGGACGATGAAGGCGATCTCCGAACTGGCCGGGCGGGTTTATTAA
- a CDS encoding carboxylesterase/lipase family protein, whose product MIFLEKLVIVLFMAMVISAIFVAGCTENKDTVQPATATPTPSSVQAPLVTTDAGVISGIQQGDLRVFHNIPFASPPVGDLRWRPPEPVQPWTGVRDGTNYSPAPPQPITPDPETGGPVMSEDCLYLDVWTPAKTADEKLPVMVFFFGGAFGKVAPVGTLAAYNATVLAEKGVVVVTPNYRLGALGFLAHPLLDAESPHNSSGNYGIMDQAAALQWVQDNIDAFGGDPSRVTIFGQSAGGESVLIHLVSPESKGLYQQALVESGPFWADGPTIDNVHSKADAEQFGLEYAASLGCTGPDAIAEMRNVSVSDLINATPWPASAWENTHTLKFEPTIDGWILPDSVDNLFLLRKENPVPFVIGTNADDGKTLSADANMSVSEYQSLIRNYFGEEADAVLAQYPAGSTDEVQLRLGQIMTRYDFADSAKFAAGSMADLCPDTYLYRYSYLLPGQIGQENGVFHGSEALLLFGSGPELNADPFVSDTLVDAWTNFAKTGNPNGGSMTTWPQYNDRTGEYLDINSTLSVKTGY is encoded by the coding sequence GTGATTTTTCTGGAAAAACTGGTCATAGTTCTCTTCATGGCAATGGTAATTTCTGCTATTTTCGTTGCCGGCTGCACTGAAAACAAGGACACGGTGCAGCCCGCGACCGCAACACCAACTCCCTCTTCGGTCCAGGCGCCACTCGTGACGACCGATGCCGGAGTTATTTCGGGAATTCAGCAGGGCGATCTCCGGGTCTTCCACAATATCCCGTTCGCAAGTCCTCCCGTCGGAGATCTCCGGTGGAGACCGCCGGAACCCGTGCAGCCGTGGACAGGTGTCAGGGACGGAACGAACTACAGCCCTGCTCCTCCCCAGCCGATAACCCCTGATCCCGAAACCGGTGGACCGGTAATGAGCGAAGACTGTCTGTATCTCGATGTCTGGACCCCTGCGAAGACTGCCGACGAGAAACTGCCGGTCATGGTCTTCTTCTTTGGCGGTGCATTCGGGAAGGTGGCGCCGGTCGGCACCCTGGCGGCTTATAACGCGACAGTGCTCGCGGAAAAGGGTGTCGTCGTCGTCACTCCCAATTACCGGCTTGGCGCTCTCGGGTTCCTTGCCCATCCCCTGCTTGATGCCGAATCCCCCCATAACTCCTCCGGCAATTACGGGATAATGGACCAGGCTGCAGCCCTGCAGTGGGTGCAGGATAATATAGATGCGTTCGGTGGCGACCCTTCACGTGTGACCATCTTCGGGCAGTCCGCAGGAGGAGAGAGCGTCTTGATCCACCTGGTCAGCCCTGAAAGCAAAGGGCTCTACCAGCAGGCACTGGTCGAGAGCGGCCCCTTCTGGGCGGACGGGCCGACGATCGACAATGTCCATTCAAAAGCCGATGCAGAGCAGTTCGGGCTGGAGTACGCTGCAAGCCTCGGATGCACGGGCCCGGATGCAATTGCGGAGATGCGAAACGTGAGTGTTTCGGACCTGATCAATGCAACCCCGTGGCCGGCATCTGCATGGGAGAACACCCATACCCTTAAATTCGAGCCGACCATCGACGGGTGGATTCTCCCCGACTCAGTGGACAACCTCTTCCTGCTTCGCAAAGAGAATCCGGTTCCGTTCGTTATCGGGACAAATGCCGATGACGGGAAGACACTTTCCGCCGATGCGAACATGAGCGTTTCAGAATACCAGTCCCTGATCAGGAACTATTTCGGGGAGGAAGCGGACGCTGTTCTCGCACAGTACCCTGCCGGGTCCACGGATGAAGTCCAGCTCCGCCTCGGCCAGATCATGACCCGCTACGATTTTGCCGATTCGGCAAAGTTTGCTGCCGGATCGATGGCGGATCTGTGCCCGGACACGTACCTGTACAGGTACTCCTATCTCCTTCCCGGTCAGATCGGCCAGGAGAACGGGGTATTCCACGGGAGCGAGGCCCTGCTGCTCTTCGGGTCCGGGCCGGAACTGAACGCAGATCCTTTTGTGAGCGACACCCTTGTGGATGCCTGGACAAATTTTGCAAAGACCGGCAACCCGAACGGCGGCTCAATGACGACTTGGCCCCAGTACAACGACCGGACCGGCGAGTATCTCGATATCAACAGTACCCTCTCGGTGAAAACCGGGTACTAG
- a CDS encoding GYD domain-containing protein, with protein MLFIAMVKFKTQLSKETVEKNMKDIEADAKSGIKYHGIWWTLGKYDTVVMFEAPDEKAAMNMALKRADRMDIEMMVAVPADPSNPQGPVT; from the coding sequence ATGCTTTTTATCGCAATGGTGAAATTCAAAACACAGCTTTCAAAGGAAACAGTCGAAAAGAACATGAAGGATATCGAAGCGGATGCGAAGAGCGGGATCAAATATCACGGCATTTGGTGGACGCTCGGGAAGTACGATACGGTAGTCATGTTCGAGGCTCCGGACGAAAAGGCGGCGATGAATATGGCTTTAAAAAGAGCGGACCGGATGGATATTGAGATGATGGTTGCCGTCCCGGCTGACCCTTCAAACCCGCAGGGCCCCGTAACGTGA